The Streptomyces sp. NBC_00459 DNA segment CGGCGAGGAGGTGTTCCGCACTCTGCGCAACATGGGTGAGCGCGGACTGCTCCAGCGCTTCTCCGCCCTGCTGATGGCCCGCGCGAAGACCTGGTCCTTCGAGCGCCCCAACAGCCCCGAGGAAGCCGCCCGTTATGCCGCCGAACAGCGGGAGGCGGTCCAGCGTGCGCTGCGCGTCTACGCTCCCGGCCTGATGACCGTCTTCGACGTGGACTTCGGGCACACGGATCCGCAACTCGTCCTCCCTTATGGAGGGCCGATACGGGTGGACGGCCCTGCCCGGCGCATCACCGTGACGTACTGATCCCGATCGGCTCTCGCACGCCCCCGTAACGTGCGGTCACCGTGGGTAGTTGACGCGACATGCACGACGTACGCACGGTAAGGGCGCCTTCCATGGTGCGGCTGGCCGCCGCCTCCCTCGCGGGGACGGCGATCGAGTTCTACGACTTCTTCGTCTACGGCACCGCCGCCGCACTGGTTCTGGGGCCATTGTTCTTCCCGACGTTCTCGCCGGTGGCCGGCACGCTGGCAGCCTTCGGGACGTTCGGTGTGGGCTTCGTCGCCCGGCCGCTGGGGTCGGTGCTGTTCGGGCACATCGGGGACCGGCGCGGGCGGCGGCCGGTCCTCGTCGCCTCGCTGCTGCTGACCGGTGCGTCGACGGTCGCGGTCGGCTGCGTGCCGACGTACGACTCGATCGGCGCGGCCGCTCCCGTGCTCCTCCTGGTGCTGCGCTTCCTCCAGGGACTCGGGCTCGGCGGGGAGTGGGGCGGGGCGGTCCTGCTGACCGCGGAACACGCGCCCGCCGAACGGCGCGCTCTGTGGGCGAGTTTTCCGCAGATCGGTCCCGCGGTGGGTTTCCTGCTCGCCAACGGCGTGATGCTGGCGCTGTCGGCGTCCCTGACGGAGGCACAGTTCGCCTCGTGGGGGTGGCGGGTGCCGTTCTGGGCGGCCGGGGTGCTCGCCGTGGCGGGGCTGTGGCTGCGTTCGTCGCTCACCGAGAGTCCGAGTTTCCTGGAGATCGACGACCACGCGCGCGTGCCGCTCGCCGAGGTGGTGCGCGACCACTGGCGGCTGGTCCTGCTGACGGCGGGGGCGCTCGCGGTCGGATACGCGGTGTTCTACGCGGTGACCACCTGGTCCCTCGCCTATGGAACGGAACGGCTCGGGGTCAGCCGTACTGTCATGCTGGCCTGCATCATGGCGGCGGTGGTGGTCAAGGGCGCCCTGACACCCGTGGTGGCTCTCCTGGGTGACCGCTACGGTCGTCGGCCGCTGTGCCTGACCGGCTGCGGGGCCGCCGCCCTGTGGATGTGCCCGATGGTCGCGCTGCTGTCGACCGGCGAACCCTTGCTGATGTTCCTCGGCTTCCTGGTGGCGATGCTCGCGTTCGTCACGATGTTCGCGGTGATCGCCGCGTATCTGCCGGAGCTGTACGAGCCCCGCGTACGGTGCACGGGCGCCGCGGTCGGCTACAACCTCGGCGGGGTTCTCGGCGGCGCGCTCACGCCGATCGTGGCGACGGCGCTCGCCGGGCACGGGGGCCGGGTCCCTTGGGGCGTGGGCGCCTATCTGACGGGGATCGCGCTGTTCAGCCTGGGGTGTTTCGCGTTGCTGCCGGAGACCCGGCCGGTGCCCCGTCTCGCCGCCGTACCGGCCACGGAGTGAACTGCGGCGGCGGTCACGGGTTGATCGCCAACTCCAGGTAGGCGGCGAACAGGACCAGATGCACTCCTCCCTGGAGCGGTGTGGCTCGCCCGGGCACCACCGTCAGCGAGCCGACCACCACGGTCAGGGCGAGCAACACCATGTGGGTGGCGCCGAGGCCGAGGACCAGGGGGCCGGAGAGCCATATGGACGCCAGGGCCACGGCAGGGATGGTCAGGCCGATGCTGGCCATCGCGGATCCGAGGGCGAGGTTCAGGCTGGTCTGCACCCGGTCGCGGCGCGCGGCGCGCAGCGCGGCGATGGTCTCGGGAAGCAGCACGAGCAGGGCGATGATCACACCGACGACTGCATGCGGCAGGCCGGCAGCCTCCACCCCGGACTCGATGGTGGGCGACACTCCCTTCGCGAGGCCCACGACGCCGATCAGTGCCAGGCCCAGCAGCCCCAGGCTGGTCCGGACGGCGCGTGCGGTCGGGAGCTCCGCGTGTGCGTCCGCGGTGATGACCTCGCCCTCCCGGGTGATCGGCAGGAAGTAGTCCCGGTGCCGCACGGTCTGGGTCGCCACGAACAGGCCGTACAGGACCAGTGAGGCGAGCGCCGCGAAGGTGAGCTGGGCTGTGGAGAACTCCGGACCCGGCTTGCTGGTGGTGAACGTCGGCAGCACCAGGCTGAGGGTGGCCAGCGTCGCCACCGTCGCGAGTGCGGCGCCGGTGCCCTCCGGATTGAAGACGGCGGTCCCATGACGGATCGAGGCGGTGAGGAGGCTCAGTCCGACGATGCCGTTGCAGGTGATCATCACGGCCGCGAAGACGGTGTCTCTGGCCAGGGTCGAACTCTTGTCGCCGCCGTCCGCCATCAGCGTGACGATCAGGGCGACCTCGATGATCGTGACGGCGACCGCCAGCACGAGCGAGCCGTAGGGCTCACCGACCCGGTGGGCGATCACCTCGGCGTGGTGCACGGCGGCCAGCACCGCTCCCGCGAGGACCAGTGTCACCAGCGCGACGACCACGCCGGGAAGATCTCGTCCCCACGTGAACACCAGCAGGACGACCGCGGCCACCGGCACGACAGCCGTCCACCGCGTCACGAGCGACCGGAGCCGGACGATCATTCAGCGATCCTCACAGACGGACACGAGCCATGCATGCGCACACTGATCCGCGCGCACTTGCTCACGTCGATCCCGCAGACGGTTCTTCACACTGCCCCTCACGATCTTTCCCGGCCTTCGATCTGGTGCCCCGAAAAGCCGGGCGCATGCTCCTTGCCCCGAGCCCTCGCCCCGGCCTCCGGCACAGGTTCGACGGCCCCGGAGCCCCACAGCGGCACGGGTCCACCGACTGCCGCTGCCGAACCCCGCGTCGTCCCTCCGCCGGGCGGGCCCCCCGGCGCCCGCGCGCCGCGGGGCCCGCTCGACGTACCGCCGCCGCTACTTCAGCTCGGTCATCTCCCGTACGTCGCAGTCGGTGAAGGACGGCGGCCTCGTACACATCGAGGCCAGCTGCTCGGCCATCCTGCTCGTCTCGGGGTCGTCGCTGTTGCGCATGGCCTCGTCGTACGACTCGAACTCGATCACCACCAGGAACCTGTTGGGCTGGTTCCTGTCCTGCAGAACGAGGCGGTGTGTGGGTCCGCCGTCCCGGCCGGCGAGGCGCTTGTCGGTCTCCTGGACCAGCGCCCGCATCTCCTCCATCCGGTCGGTCTCGATGTCGATGATCTGAACGAACTTCGTCTCTGTGCCCACGATGCCTCCACCCGGCCGTGGCGCCCCCGGCAAGGGACGCTCACCACCCAACGAAGCACCGGGAGCGGTGCTCGGCAATTCGCCGCGCCCCGCTCCCGATGGTGGTTCTTCCTACGTCCGACACGGTCAGGCGCCGATGCTGTCCTTCGGGGCGCCTTCGCTCTCCTTCTGCGCCGCCTCGGCCGCCTCCTGCTTCCTGGAGGCGATCAGGCTGGTGACGGTGGTGACCACCAGGACCCCACAGATCACCCCGAGGGAGACCGGTATGGAGATCTCCGGTACGTGGACACCGGACTCGTGCAGCGCGTGCAGCACCAGCTTGACGCCGATGAAGCCGAGGATGACCGACAGGCCGTACGAGAGGTGGACCAGCTTCCTCAGCAGGCCGCCGATGAGGAAGTACAGCTGACGCAGGCCCATCAGGGCGAAGGCGTTGGCGGTGAAGACAATGTACGGGTCCTGGGTCAGGCCGAAGATCGCCGGGATCGAGTCGAGGGCGAACAGGACGTCCGTGGTACCGATCGCGAGCATCACGACCAGCATCGGCGTCATGATCCGCTTGCCGTTCTCCTCGATCCACAGCTTGGTGCCGTGGTACCGGTCGGCCACACCGAACCGCTTCTCGGCAGCCTTGAGCAGCTTGTTCTCCTCGAACTCCTCGTCCTCGTCGTCGGCGCGGGCCTCCTGGATCAGCTTCCAGGCGGTCCAGATGAGGAAGGCACCGAAGATGTAGAACACCCACGCGAAGCTCGCGAGGATCGCGGCGCCGGCGGCGATGAATATCGCCCGCAGGACGAGCGCTATGAGGACACCGACGAGGAGCACCCGCTGCTGGTACTGCGAGGGCACAGCGAATTTCGCCATGATCAGGACGAAGACGAAGAGGTTGTCGACGCTCAATGACTTCTCGGTGATGAAGCCCGCGAAGAACTCACCGGCGGGCTCACCCCCGCTGAAGACGAGCAGCCCCAGGCCGAAGAGTCCGGCCAGGGCTATCCAGACAACCGTCCAGATTCCGGCTTCCTTGATCGATACGTCATGGGGCTTGCGCCCGATGAAGAAGTCCACCGCGATCAGAGCGGCGAGACCCACGATGGTCAGGACCCACAGGGTCACGGAAACATTCACTGCGCCTCCGGCAGTAGTAACGGCAAATTTCAGCGTCGTCGCTACCGGAGGTCTCTTCCACCCGCGACAGTCGGGCTCCTTCACGCGCCCGGATGCCTGCGGGCCGACGCCCCGGGATCTGGATTGATCCGTATTGACGGGTACGCCGCAGCAGGTAGGGAGTACTCCCCTCCGTAGGGAAAACAGTACCCCAATCACCAAGGAAAGGTAAAGAGATTGGTAAAAGAAAAGCCAAATCCACAGGTCAGAGGGCTTTACGGATACTTGGTGAAGCGCCTGTGGACTCAGCGGTTCCAGGAGCGGCGGGCCGCCGCGACCTGGCTGAGCACCTGCTGGAGCACCTGGCTGCCGTGCGGGACGGCCGACGGCTCGTACGTCCACGCATGGCCGACCCACGGGTCGGCAAGGTGGTCGTCCGGTACCGGAGTGAGTCGCATGAGCGAACGCCAGAGCGGGTCCAGCAACGGTCCGTAGGCGGCTGCGTCCTCGCGGTCCGCGACCATCATCAGGTGGACGCCGACGGCCGGCCCCTCGTCCGCGAGATAGCGCAGCTGGGTCACCGCCCGGTCGTCGAAGCCGTGCGGGAAGTCATTGACGATCAAGAGCTGCTGAGCGGTGTCGAGGTCGGGCGGCAGTGAGTCGGCCGCGCCGCCCCGCACCGCCATCTGCACGAGGTCGACGCGCTGGGTCAGCCGGCCCAGGACGTCCGCGACACCGGCGGCCCCGGCGGCGGGCGGGCCCGCGAGCACACCGGTCCGCACCAGAGGCGCGAGGGCCGGGGCACCCGAGCCCGCCGGGTCGATGACGTGCACGGCGAATTCGCCCGCCGGATGGACGGCGAGCAGCCGGGCGGCGTGCGTGACCGCCGTGTCCATGGCGAGTCGGCGCAGTTCGTCGGAGTCGAGGAGCGAGCCGTCGACGGA contains these protein-coding regions:
- a CDS encoding MFS transporter; the protein is MHDVRTVRAPSMVRLAAASLAGTAIEFYDFFVYGTAAALVLGPLFFPTFSPVAGTLAAFGTFGVGFVARPLGSVLFGHIGDRRGRRPVLVASLLLTGASTVAVGCVPTYDSIGAAAPVLLLVLRFLQGLGLGGEWGGAVLLTAEHAPAERRALWASFPQIGPAVGFLLANGVMLALSASLTEAQFASWGWRVPFWAAGVLAVAGLWLRSSLTESPSFLEIDDHARVPLAEVVRDHWRLVLLTAGALAVGYAVFYAVTTWSLAYGTERLGVSRTVMLACIMAAVVVKGALTPVVALLGDRYGRRPLCLTGCGAAALWMCPMVALLSTGEPLLMFLGFLVAMLAFVTMFAVIAAYLPELYEPRVRCTGAAVGYNLGGVLGGALTPIVATALAGHGGRVPWGVGAYLTGIALFSLGCFALLPETRPVPRLAAVPATE
- a CDS encoding TerC family protein gives rise to the protein MNVSVTLWVLTIVGLAALIAVDFFIGRKPHDVSIKEAGIWTVVWIALAGLFGLGLLVFSGGEPAGEFFAGFITEKSLSVDNLFVFVLIMAKFAVPSQYQQRVLLVGVLIALVLRAIFIAAGAAILASFAWVFYIFGAFLIWTAWKLIQEARADDEDEEFEENKLLKAAEKRFGVADRYHGTKLWIEENGKRIMTPMLVVMLAIGTTDVLFALDSIPAIFGLTQDPYIVFTANAFALMGLRQLYFLIGGLLRKLVHLSYGLSVILGFIGVKLVLHALHESGVHVPEISIPVSLGVICGVLVVTTVTSLIASRKQEAAEAAQKESEGAPKDSIGA
- a CDS encoding calcium:proton antiporter: MIVRLRSLVTRWTAVVPVAAVVLLVFTWGRDLPGVVVALVTLVLAGAVLAAVHHAEVIAHRVGEPYGSLVLAVAVTIIEVALIVTLMADGGDKSSTLARDTVFAAVMITCNGIVGLSLLTASIRHGTAVFNPEGTGAALATVATLATLSLVLPTFTTSKPGPEFSTAQLTFAALASLVLYGLFVATQTVRHRDYFLPITREGEVITADAHAELPTARAVRTSLGLLGLALIGVVGLAKGVSPTIESGVEAAGLPHAVVGVIIALLVLLPETIAALRAARRDRVQTSLNLALGSAMASIGLTIPAVALASIWLSGPLVLGLGATHMVLLALTVVVGSLTVVPGRATPLQGGVHLVLFAAYLELAINP